The DNA sequence ATCCCGCCCTTTCATACAAGCAAGCGCGTGCAGACAAGTCAGGCCCGCGCGTACCGATATTCAGCGTCTCACCCCATGCGCTCGATCGCCAGCGCAATGCCCTGACCGCCGCCGATACACATCGTGATCAGGGCACGTTTGCCGCCGATCCGTTCCAGTTCGTACAACGCCTTGACCGTGATGATCGCGCCTGTGGCACCCACCGGATGTCCCAATGCGATGGCCCCGCCGTTGGGGTTCACCTTGGCCGGGTCGAAGTTCAGCTTCCGGGATACCGCGACCGCCTGGGCGGCGAAAGCCTCGTTGCTTTCAATGACATCGAAATCTTCGGCCCGCAAACCGGTGCGTTCCAGCAGCTTTTCGACAGCAGGGACCGGGCCGATCCCCATCACCTCGGGCCGGACTCCGGCGTGGGCATAGCCGAGGATACGCGCGCGCGGGGTCAGCCCGGCCTTTTGTGCCGCGTCGGCGGTGGCCAGCACCAGGGCGGCGGCCCCGTCGTTGATGCCGCTGGCGTTTCCGGCGGTCACTGCGCCATCTTTCTTGAATACGGGGCGCAGACCGGCAAGCGCCTCTGCGGTGGTGGCCTTGGGATGCTCGTCCACCTCAAAGGCGACGGTCTCACGCTTTACCTTCACATCGACAGGGGTGATCTGTTCCTTGAAATGTCCCGCCTCAATGGCAGCACGTGCCCTTTCCTGGCTTTCCAGTGCGAAAGCATCCATGTCTGCCCGGCTGATGCCGTGTTCCGCGGCGACGTTTTCGGCGGTGACACCCATATGGCCACTGCCAAAGGGGCAGTTGAGCGTGCCCAGCATCATATCGACGGATCTGACGTCACCCATTTTCTGCCCCCAGCGGGCGTTCTGCAGAAGGTAGGGCGACCGCGACATGTTCTCGGCACCACCGGCAAGGCCGAATTCCGCATCGCCCAGCATCAGGGATTGCATGACCGAAACGATGGCCTGAACACCGGAGCCGCACAGGCGGTTCACGTTCATCGCGGGAACCTCTTCCGGGACACCTGCCTGCATGGCGGCGACCCGCGACAGATACATGTCGCGCGGTTCGGTGTTGATCACATTGCCGAAAGCGACATGCCCGATGCGGTCCGGGGCGACACCGGCCCGTTCGATTGCCGCTTTCGCCGCTGTGCAGCCCAGGTCGATGGGCGCAACACCCGCCAGCGCCCCGCCGAAGGTGCCGATGGCGGTGCGGGCGCCGCCCAGGATTACGATATCTTTTGTCATGATGTTTCCTTTGTCCTTCGTCGAATATGGCCGAACCTGAACCGAATGTCAGGACCAAACCGGCGCGTTGACTTTTCCGACAGCACCGGCAAAACCCTCCGTTATGACGGAGAAGCCGGACCCCATGTTGTCGAAACTGCCCGCCCGCCTGAAACAGGCGCGGCTGGGTCAGGGGCTGTCACTAGAGGCGGTGGCGAAACTTTCGGGTGTCTCGCGTTCCATGGTCAGCCAGATCGAAAGAGGGGAATCGTCACCGACCATCGCGACGCTGTGGAACCTTACCCGTGCTCTTCAGGTGGATTTCGCGGGGTTGCTGGACCAGGACCCGCAGGTTTCGCGGATTGAACTTTTAAGGGCGCATGACGTCCCCACCATCAACAACCTTGGATCACGCTGCCGGATCAGGATCCTGTCACCCCCGGAGGATGCAGGCCGGCACGAGGTCTATGAACTGCGCATGGACGATGGCGGCACGCTGGACAGTGACCCGCATGCGCGCGGTGCGCGGGAGCATCTGACGGTGATCAAAGGTCAGGTCACACTGACCAGCGGGGCCAGCCAGGAAACGCTCCAAGCGTCCGACACGGCGCGCTACCCGGCGGACGTGGCGCATTCCATCGCCGCGCGAGAAGGCCCGGTGCATGCGTTTCTCGTGGTTCGCTATACTTAGGCCATCGCCAGGATCCCTTAAAACGGATTTTGTCCGTAATAACGGATTATTTTGTTTTCAGCCGGATCAGGCCATGTTAACTGGCAGGAAAAGGACCTGCCCATGACCCAAACCTATCTCAATCATATCGAAGACATGCTGGCCGAGATCGACAAGGCTGGCATGATGAAGAAAGAGCGGTTGATCACCTCGCCGCAGGCGACGACGATCAAGGTCGGCGGGCGGTCCGTCATCAACCTGTGCGCGAACAACTACCTGGGCCTGGCCGACCATCCCGACCTGATCGCGGCCGCCAAGGATGCGATGGACCCCAAGGGGTTCGGCATGGCGTCGGTCCGGTTTATCTGCGGCACGCAGGACATCCACCGCGAGCTTGAGCAGCGCCTGGCCGCCTTTCTGGGCAAGGACGATTCGATTCTCTTTGCCGCCTGTTTCGATGCCAACGGCGGATTGTTCGAACCCCTGTTCGGACCGGAAGATGCCGTTGTCTCGGACGCGCTGAACCATGCGTCGATCATCGACGGCATCCGGCTGTGCAAGGCCAGACGCTATCGCTATGCCAACAGTGACATGGATGACCTCGAAGGTCAGTTGAAACTGGCCCGCGAAGAAGGCGCGCGTTTTATCGTGATCGCGACCGACGGTGTGTTCAGCATGGACGGATACCTGGCCCGGCTGCCCGAGATTACGGCGCTGGCCGAGAAATACGAGGCGCTGGTCATGGTAGACGATTGCCACGCCACCGGTTTCATGGGGCCAAAGGGCGCTGGCACGCCAGCACACTTCGGGGTGGATGTGGACCTGCTGACCGGCACGCTGGGCAAGGCGCTGGGCGGGGCCCTTGGCGGTTACATCGCCGGTCCGCAGCCGGTGATCGACCTGCTGCGCCAGCGTGCGCGGCCCTATCTGTTTTCCAACTCCCTGCCGCCGGCCATCGTCATGGCGGGGCTCAAGGCGCTCGACCTGGTCGAGGCTGGCGATGACCGCCGCGCGCGCCTGTTCGAGAACACCGAATATTGGCGCGCCGGACTGGACGCACTGGGGTTCGACCTGTTGCCGGGTGAACATCCGATCGTGCCGGTGATGCTGGGCGAGGCGCAGCTTGCGCAGGATATGGCGACACATCTGTTCGAAGAAGGTGTCTATATCAGCGGGTTCTTCTTTCCGGTCGTTCCGCGCGGACAGGCGCGCATCCGGACACAGATGAACGCGGCGCTGACGCGGGATGAACTTGATCAAGCTCTCGCCGCCTTTGAGGCTGCCGGTAAGGCCTGTGGAATTCTGGCATGAGCAACGAGATGAAGGCGCTGAGCAAGCTGCACCCCCGCGAGGGGCTTTGGCTGACCCACGCCCCGGTGCCTGAGATCGGCCCGGACGACGTGCTGATACGGATCAACAAGACCGGCATTTGCGGCACGGATATCCACATCTGGAACTGGGATGACTGGGCGGCGTCAACGGTACCGGTGCCGATGATCACCGGTCATGAATTCGCGGGCGAGATCGTCGAAATCGGGCGCAATGTCGAGGGACTGGAGATCGGCCAGCGGTGTTCGGGAGAAGGCCATCTGATCGGCAAACAATCGCGCCAGTCGCGGGCCGGAAAATTTCACCTGGACCCGGCAACCAGAGGGATCGGGGTGAACGAACAAGGCGCCTTCGCGGAATACCTGCGTTTGCCCGCGTTCAACGTCGTTCCGCTGCCCGACACCATCAGCGATGACATCGGGGCCATTCTGGACCCGCTGGGCAATGCGGTACATACCGCGCTCAGCTTTGATCTGGTGGGTGAAGACGTGCTGATCACCGGCGCCGGGCCGATCGGCATCATGGCAGCGGCGGTGGCGCGGCATGTGGGCGCGCGGCATGTGGCGATCACCGACATCAACCCGGCGCGGCTGGACCTGGCGGCGAACGTGGCGGACGTGGTGCCCGTGAACGTGGCCAAGGAGGACCTGCGCGATGTCGTCGCGCGGTTGAAGATGAAGCAGGGCTTTGACGTGGGCATGGAAATGTCCGGCGCGCAGGCGGCGCTCGACCAGATGGTCGAGGCGATGACCATGGGTGGCCGCATCGCCATGCTGGGCATTCCGCCGGGAAAGTCGCCGGTGGATTGGAGCCGCATCGTGTTCAAGGCGATCACGATCAAAGGCGTCTACGGGCGCGAGATTTTCGAGACCTGGTACAAGATGATCGCGATGCTGGAGAACGGTCTGGATGTTTCTGCCATCATCACCCACCGCTTTGCGGTCGATGATTTCGACGCCGGTTTCGCGGCAATGAAGTCAGGTGAGTCGGGCAAGGTCGTGTTGGACTGGACTGGCGCGCGGCGCTCCTGAGCCTTCGGCCAGGTCGCCCCGCCCGCCATCCCGTTGCGCCTCGGCGCGGACGGTGCAAAACAGGTCGAATGTTCAAACGTCTTCTGCATCGCCTTGCGCACCGGGTCGAGCGCGTCATCGACCGCTTGCGCGGCCAGCGCGACCGGCGGCGGGTCATCGACCCCTATATCGGCTATGCCACACCCGACCACCTGGTGGTGCGGGGCCGGGTGCTGACCGCGCTGCGCCGCAACAAACCCGTTCCCGATCAGTCGGCGTGGCTGAACCTGCGTCAGATGGTGTCGCTCTTTCTCACGGACGAAGTTGTCGGGGTCGAGGTGCGGGCGCGGGGTGTCGCGGCGCTTTCGGACGACGAAGGCTACTTTACCCTGTTGCTCCCACGGGGCGACGACACGGGTTGGGTGGACGTGACGGTTGCGATTGCAGGGCATGAGGCTGCAGCGACCTGTCCCGTCCTGATCGCACGGGCGGACGCGTCCTATGGCGTGATTTCGGACATCGACGACACCGTGCTGCGCACCGGGGCATATTCGCTGCCGCGCAACCTGTGGACCTCGCTCACGGGAAACGCATTGACCCGAGAGCTGTTCGAAGACGCGACGACCTTCATGGCAGACCTGTCGGATGGCGGTCGTAATCCCGTCTATTACGTCAGCTCCAGCCCCTGGAACCTGCATCATTTCCTGCGCCGCATCTTTGCCGCCGCTGGCCTGGTGGAAGGGCCGAAGTTCCTGCGCGACTACGGCATCGGAGAGACCCAGTTCATCACCGGCACGCATGGCGATCACAAAGGGTCCAGCATCGACGTGATCCTGGCCGCCAATCCTGCGCTTCGCTTCGTCCTGGTGGGCGATACCGGTCAGCACGATGCCTTTGTCTATCGCGATGCCATCGCCCGGCATCCCGGACGTATCGCGGCGGTTGTCCTGCGGGAGCCGGGGCCGGGGCCGGGTCCGGACGATGCGGCAGCGATGCAGCAGATCGCGGCCAGTGTCCGGCTGTTCCATGCGCCGACATTCGATGGTTTCGCCGAACCGCTGCGCAAGGCGCTGGGCGCAGGCTGACCGGCTGCCCCCTGCTCAGGGCGTCAGCGGCACCCGGCCGGTTTCGGTCAACAGCCAGCAGGCGTGCCCTTCGAACACCACCGCCGACAGCGGTTCGCCGTAACCCGCCCCGCTGTCGAGGTTGACCCGGTTGCCGTAATGACGGGCGGAGGAGACCGGCGTGTGGCCATGCACGATGAGCTTGGGGTGCGCAGCCTCGTAATCGTGGAATTCCTTGCGAATCCACAGCAGATCTTCTTCATCCTGCGCGGCCAGCGGCACGCCGGGTTTGATGCCGGCATGGCAAAAGAACAGATCGTCGGTTTCAAAGGACAATTCGAGCCGGGCCAGAAAGTCCAGATGGCTTTGCGGCACGGCATCCCGTGCGGCGCGGTGCACCGCGAGCATCCTGCTTCGCCCGCTGAAATCAATCCCGTAAGAGGCGAGCGTGGTGTCACCGCCCAGCCGTTCGTGCAGCCAGTAGAGGTTCACGGGCAGGTAGGCTTCGTGCCGGGGATAGTCCTGCATGAACCATTCGAACATGCGGTCGTGATTGCCTTTGATAAAGGTCCATGGCCTGCCTTCGCGCTGTCCTTCGATCAGCGTTTCAAGCACGCCCCGGCTGTCCGGTCCGCGATCCGTGTAGTCCCCCAGGAAGACGATGCGCGCCTGCGCGCCGCCGTCCGCTTCGATCAGGGAGAGGACCCGCTGCAGTTCGTGCAACTGTCCGTGAATGTCGCCAACGGCGTAGATGGGATTGCTCATGGTCAGGACGTAACCCGGTCGGCAGATCAAGGAAAGGGGGGCTGCGCGGGTGGCGGAGTTTCATGATCAAGCGGTGCCATCAGATCGGCGATGACACCCCTGATCCAGCGATGTGCGGCAGCATTGGTACGCCGGCGGTGCCAGATCATGCCGATCATCGGCCCCGGCATCGCGAGGGGGGGCGTCAGGATCTGAAGGTTCAGCTTGGTGACGATCTTCTGGGCCAGCTGATCGGGTACGATAGCGACATAGTCTGTCTCGGCCACCGCACTGCATACGCCGTACATGACCGGCAGCGTCATGACGACCCGCCGTTCACGACCCACGGCGGCCAGCGCGGCGTCGCTCATTGCCTGCAGATTCCCCTCGGGCGAGAAAAGGATATGACCGAGGTCGCAGAAGGTATCCAGGTCGATTTCACCCGGTGTCGGCAAAGCGGCCAGTCTGGGGTGGCCACGCCGTGCGATCATGGCAAACCGGGCCCGGAACATCGGTTGCCATTCCATCCAGGAGGGGCCCTTCATTTCGGGGACCATGGCAAGGTCGACATCCTGCCGCTCCAGTGCTCCGGCAAAGTTGTCGGGCACGAGGTCCACCAGCTGGATGCGGACGCCCGGCGCGTCCTGTCCCAGTTTTTCGGCCAGGGCGGGCATCAGCATTTCGGCGAAAAAGTCGCTGCCAGACAGACAGAATCGGTCCTCTGCCACCGCCGGGTCGAAAAGCGGTGGACCGGACAGAACGGCTTCGGTCTGTTCCAGCACTTTCCGCAGTGGGTCGGCCAACGAAAGGGCATAGTCAGTGGGTTCCAGACGTGGGCCGACGCGGACGAGCAAGGGGTCGTTCAGCGCGAGGCGCAGCCTGCTCAGCGCCGCCGACACGGCAGGTTGCGACAACCCGATACGCTGACCGGCACGGGTCGTGGACCGGGTGTCCAGCAGTGCGTCGAGAACGCGCAGCAGATTGAGGTCGAAGCTGGAGAAATTCATGGTGTGGATAATGATAATACATTCAATAGATTTTTTGTATCATAATTCTTCTGGCAGACTGCACGCATGATTTGAAAGAAGTCATACTTGCCTGAAGGGCTGCCTTTCGCATCTGCGGTGGCAGCCCTGATTATGCAGGGTCGGAGAATAGGTTTGGTGGCAAATCGCCCGAAGAGGTCGAAATGAAAGGTAAACTATGAAGGGTCTGTCGTTTTACTTCCTGGTCGTGGGGGTGCTGTCGGCGCTGGTCGGAATGGTGTGGGGGATCCAGATGTCCGCCACGCATGATCACGGCTTGTCGCCCGCGCACGGGCATCTCAACCTGATCGGCTGGGTCAGCATGACGCTGTTTGCGCTCTACTACCACGCGGTGCCCGCCGCCGCGGATAGCAGACTGGCGAAGGTTCACTTCGCGGTTTCGGTCGTCGGTTTGGTCGTGCTGGTGCCGGGCATCGCCATCGTGCTGTCCGCGGGAACGGAACTGCTGGCGCAGGTGGGATCGCTGGTCAGCGTTGCGGCGATGTTGGTGTTTCTGGCCGTGGTTCTGCGCAACCGGGTGGCATGAAGGAAAAAGGGCGCCCCTGCCGGAGCGCCCTGAACCGCCTGTCAGGCCACGTCGAACTGGAGGGGCTTGATTTGTTTGAACATGCCCGTCGCGTGCAATTTCTGAATGACCGGTTCGGGCACGACTTCATCCACATAAAGCAGCGCGATGGCCTCTCCCTTGGCGGCTGAGCGGCCCAATGTGAAGTTGGCGATGTTCACGTTGTTCTCGCCCATGGTCTGGCCCAGCGTACCGATGATGCCGGGCACATCCTCGTTCGTGGTATAGAGCATATGCGCCCCGATCTCGGCGTCGATGTTGATGCCCTTGATCTGGATAAAGCGCGGCTTGCCGTCGGAAAAGACGGTGCCTGCGATGGACCGCTCGCGTTTGTCAGTGACCACAGTGACCTTGACATAGCCGTCAAAGACCCCCGATTTGTCCTGATTGGTGGTGCTGATCTGGATGCCCTTTTCGCGTGCGACGACCGGGGCAGAGACCATGTTCACATCTGGGTTGGCGCGTTTCATGATGCCCGCAACCACCCCACAGTTGAGCGCGTCGAGGTTCATCTTGCCGACCGACCCGTCGTAGAGAATATTGATCGCCTTGATCGGTTCATCTGTCATCTGACCGATGAAAGCCCCCAGATGACCGGCCAGTTTGAGCCAGGGACCCATGACCTTGGCTTCCTCGGCGGTGACGGATGGCATGTTCAGCGCGTTGCTGACGGCACCTGTCAGCAGATAGTCCGACATCTGTTCGGCCACCTGAAGTGCGACGTTCTCCTGCGCCTCTGAGGTGGCGGCACCGAGGTGCGGTGTGCAGACCACGTTGGGCAGGTTGAACAGCGGGTTTTCGGTGGCGGGTTCAACCTTGAACACGTCAAAGGCCGCCCCTGCCACATGGCCTGATTTCAGCATGTCGGCCAGCGCCTCTTCGTCCACCAGACCGCCCCGGGCGCAGTTGATGATACGCACGCCTTTCTTGGTTTTCTGCAGGTTTTCGCGGCTGAGGATATTGGCGGTCTGGTCGGTGAAAGGAACGTGCAGGGTGATGAAATCGGCGCGTTTCAGCAGGTCGTCAAGTTCGACCTTCTCGACGCCCATCTTCTTAGCCTTCTCGTCGCCGAGGAAGGGATCATATGCGACGACCTTCATCTTGAGGCCGCGTGCACGGTCACAGACGATACCGCCGATATTGCCCGCGCCGATCACGCCCAGCGTCTTGCCGGTCAGTTCGACGCCCATGAATTTGGACTTTTCCCATTTGCCCGCGTGGGTCGAGGCGGACGCTTCGGGGATCTGGCGCGCCACGGCGAACATCATCGCGATGGCGTGTTCGGCGGTCGTGATCATGTTGCCGAAAGGCGTGTTCATGACGATCACGCCTTTCTTCGACGCTTCGTCCTTGTCGATGTTGTCGGTGCCGATACCGGCGCGACCAATCACCTTGAGGTTCGGCGCATTGGCGAGGATCTTTTCCGTGACCTTGGTCGCCGACCTGATGGCGAGACCGTCGTAGTTGCCGATGACTTCGGCCAGCTTGTCCTTGTCCTTGCCCAGATCGGGCTGAAAATCGACGTCAATGCCACGGTCCTTGAAGATCTGCACGGCGGCGTCGGATAGTTTGTCGGAGATGAGTACTTTGGGAGCCATTGCTGTGGTCCTTGAATGGAATGGGGGGATGGTGCGTGGAAACCACGGACCCTACCGGCAGGGGGCAGGGTGCGTGCTCGGCACGCACCTATGCGTTGATTTCGGCCTCGAACGCCCAGGCGAGCCAGGGCAGCATTGCCTCGATATCGGCGGTTTCGACCGTGCCGCCGCACCAGATGCGCAGGCCCGGAGGGGCGTCGCGGTAGGCGCCGATGTCCAGTGCCACATCCTCATCCGCCAGACGCTTCGCCACGGCCTTGGCAAAAGCGGCGCCGTCGATGATGCGGTCATCGGTGAACTTCAGGCAGACCGACGTGTTGGACCGCGTGGCCGGGTCGGCAGCGAGGAAGTCTATCCAGTCGTGTTCCGCGACAAATTCGGCAATGGCCCTGGCGTTGGCATCTGCCCGTGCGATCAGACCTTTGAGCCCGCCCACAGATTTGGCCCAGTCCAGCGCCAGCAGGTAGTCCTCGACACAGAGCATGGAGGGGGTGTTGATCGTTTCACCCTTGAAGATGCCTTCGTTCAGCTTGCCGCCTTTCGTCAGGCGGAAAATCTTCGGCAGCGGCCAGGCGGGGGTGTAGCTTTCCAGCCGTTCCACCGCGCGGGGCGACAGGATCAGCATGCCGTGGGCCGCTTCACCGCCCAGCACTTTCTGCCAGGAGAATGTCGTCACATCCAGCTTGTCCCAGGGCAGGTCCTGCGCAAAGGCGGCCGAGGTCGCGTCGCACAGCGTCAGACCCGCACGATCCGCCGGGATCGCATCGCCATTCGGCATCCGCACGCCGGAGGTGGTGCCGTTCCAGGTAAAGCAGACATCGTTGTCGTAGTTGAGCGCGGTCATGTCCACGATCTGGCCATAGTCAGCCTCGTGCACCGTCGCTTCGATCTTGAGCTGTTTGACCACGTCAGTGACCCAGCCCGCGCCGAAGGATTCCCAGGCGACCATTTCGGCAGGGCGTTCGCCCAGCAGCGACCACATGGCCATTTCGAAAGCGCCGGTGTCGGAGGCGGGCACGATACCGATGCGGTAATCCGCGGGCACACCGAGGACCTCGCGGGTCGTCTCGATCGCCGCAAGCAGTTTGGCTTTGCCGGGTGCGGCGCGGTGGCTGCGCCCCAGGGGCGCGGACGCCAGCTTGTTCAGATCGAATGTGGGGATTTTGGCACAGGGGCCGGAAGAAAAACGCGGATTAGCCGGCCGCGCAGCCGGTGCAGTAATAGCCATTGATGCTACCCTCTCAGATATGCGCCCTTCGTTGGGGAAGGGTGTCCCAAGATTGCGTTTAAGGGGTCACTCTGGCTGGCGCAATCTGAAAAACGTGTCTAGAACGCCGCCTTGTCGCACATTTGCGACCTCAATGACGCGGATCGGAAACTTCGGATGTATACAGTTGTCTTGTTGACCTCACCCCGGGCGCGGACCCTTGAGCCCGCATTGGTCGAAAACCTGCGCAATGCCTGGGGCGGCGGTGAAGCGGTCTGGCTGGCGCCGGACGAGGCGGCGGAATTCGAAATCGCGCATCATCCCGACAATTTCGAGACGGTCTGGGAGGATTGTCAGAAAATGGGCGTCGATCTGGTTGTCGTGTCGGCCGCAAATCGACGCAAGCGGATGCTGTTGGCCGACATGGACAGCACGATGATCCAGCAGGAATGTATCGACGAACTGGCCGATGAGGCCGGTGTCGGGGCAAGGGTCAAGGACATCACGGCGCGCGCGATGAATGGCGAGCTGGATTTCGACGGCGCGCTGCGTGAGCGGGTCGGTCTGCTGAAAGGGTTGCCGGAAGCGGTGATCGACAAGGTGCTGGCGGAACGGATCACCCTGATGCCGGGCGGCCCGGCGCTGCTGGCGACGATGAAGGCGCAGGGCGGCCATGCGGCGCTGGTCTCAGGCGGCTTCACGGCCTTTACGGAGAAGGTTGCGGGTCTATTAGGCTTTGACGAACATCGGGCCAATCGGTTGTTGGTCGACAATTCCCTGTTGAGCGGTGAGGTGGGAATGCCGATCCTGGGCAAGCAGGCAAAGGTCGATGCGCTGGAGCAGATCACGGCGCGGCTGGGCATTGCCGAGGCGGATGTGATCGCCGTGGGGGATGGCGCGAACGACCTGGGGATGTTGACGCGGGCCGGTCTCGGTGTGGCGCTGCACGCAAAGCCCGCCGTTGCCGCGCAATGCAATGTACGGGTGAATTTCGGCGATTTGACCGCGCTGCTCTATGTGCAGGGGTATGCGCAATCGGAATTCGCCGCCTGACGGCGGCCATCCGGTGGGGGCGCTGCCCCCGTCCTTCGGACTCCCCCGGAGTATTTTCCTGCAAAAAGAATCAGAGGAGCCCTGCTGCGGGTTTCAGCACGCCGGTCACGATGTTTCGCCTGTTGGTGATCGGGGCATTCATGCGCTTCAGCGTGGCGGGATGGTTCGGATCGAGGGCACCCAGCTTCACCAGTATCGCTGCGATGGCGCATTCCGCGGCTCGGGTGGTGCCGCAGGCGGCTTTGATCGCGATGCCAAGCTTCTGTTCGGGCAGTATCGCGATGAAGAAACCTTCGGCGCCCGTTTTCAGTGCGACCTTGCCGTTCATCGCGCGCATCAGTTCGGTGCAGGCACGGCCTTCTCCGGCCACCAGTTCCGGATGCAGCCGCATCGCCTGATGCAGCCGCGCCTCCGCCGATCCGTCGGGTGCGGCGGCAAATCCGGCCATGGCGCGTGCCATGCCGTGCAGGCTGGAGGCGAAATTCGGGGCGGAACAGCCGTCGATCCCGAATCCGGGTGACGTTTCGCCTGTCACCTCCTCGAAAGCGGCGAGGCAGGCGCGCTGCACCGGGTGCGCGGGATCGACATAGTCCGCGCCGCCGCCCAGGTGCCTCTTCAGCGTCAGGAAGCCCGCGTGTTTGCCCGAGCAGTTGTTGTGCACCTGGCAAGGGCTTTGGTGTGCCCGTATCAGGCGGTCACGCATGTCGCGGTCGTCGGGTTCCTGCGGGCCGCACCGGAAGTCGGAATCGTCCAGCCCCAGGGCGGAGAGCCAGTTTTCCACCCGGTCGGTGTGGATCGCGGCACCGTTGTGCGAAGCGC is a window from the Sulfitobacter sp. THAF37 genome containing:
- a CDS encoding acetyl-CoA C-acyltransferase family protein; translation: MTKDIVILGGARTAIGTFGGALAGVAPIDLGCTAAKAAIERAGVAPDRIGHVAFGNVINTEPRDMYLSRVAAMQAGVPEEVPAMNVNRLCGSGVQAIVSVMQSLMLGDAEFGLAGGAENMSRSPYLLQNARWGQKMGDVRSVDMMLGTLNCPFGSGHMGVTAENVAAEHGISRADMDAFALESQERARAAIEAGHFKEQITPVDVKVKRETVAFEVDEHPKATTAEALAGLRPVFKKDGAVTAGNASGINDGAAALVLATADAAQKAGLTPRARILGYAHAGVRPEVMGIGPVPAVEKLLERTGLRAEDFDVIESNEAFAAQAVAVSRKLNFDPAKVNPNGGAIALGHPVGATGAIITVKALYELERIGGKRALITMCIGGGQGIALAIERMG
- a CDS encoding helix-turn-helix domain-containing protein translates to MTEKPDPMLSKLPARLKQARLGQGLSLEAVAKLSGVSRSMVSQIERGESSPTIATLWNLTRALQVDFAGLLDQDPQVSRIELLRAHDVPTINNLGSRCRIRILSPPEDAGRHEVYELRMDDGGTLDSDPHARGAREHLTVIKGQVTLTSGASQETLQASDTARYPADVAHSIAAREGPVHAFLVVRYT
- a CDS encoding glycine C-acetyltransferase, translated to MTQTYLNHIEDMLAEIDKAGMMKKERLITSPQATTIKVGGRSVINLCANNYLGLADHPDLIAAAKDAMDPKGFGMASVRFICGTQDIHRELEQRLAAFLGKDDSILFAACFDANGGLFEPLFGPEDAVVSDALNHASIIDGIRLCKARRYRYANSDMDDLEGQLKLAREEGARFIVIATDGVFSMDGYLARLPEITALAEKYEALVMVDDCHATGFMGPKGAGTPAHFGVDVDLLTGTLGKALGGALGGYIAGPQPVIDLLRQRARPYLFSNSLPPAIVMAGLKALDLVEAGDDRRARLFENTEYWRAGLDALGFDLLPGEHPIVPVMLGEAQLAQDMATHLFEEGVYISGFFFPVVPRGQARIRTQMNAALTRDELDQALAAFEAAGKACGILA
- the tdh gene encoding L-threonine 3-dehydrogenase, encoding MSNEMKALSKLHPREGLWLTHAPVPEIGPDDVLIRINKTGICGTDIHIWNWDDWAASTVPVPMITGHEFAGEIVEIGRNVEGLEIGQRCSGEGHLIGKQSRQSRAGKFHLDPATRGIGVNEQGAFAEYLRLPAFNVVPLPDTISDDIGAILDPLGNAVHTALSFDLVGEDVLITGAGPIGIMAAAVARHVGARHVAITDINPARLDLAANVADVVPVNVAKEDLRDVVARLKMKQGFDVGMEMSGAQAALDQMVEAMTMGGRIAMLGIPPGKSPVDWSRIVFKAITIKGVYGREIFETWYKMIAMLENGLDVSAIITHRFAVDDFDAGFAAMKSGESGKVVLDWTGARRS
- a CDS encoding phosphatase domain-containing protein codes for the protein MFKRLLHRLAHRVERVIDRLRGQRDRRRVIDPYIGYATPDHLVVRGRVLTALRRNKPVPDQSAWLNLRQMVSLFLTDEVVGVEVRARGVAALSDDEGYFTLLLPRGDDTGWVDVTVAIAGHEAAATCPVLIARADASYGVISDIDDTVLRTGAYSLPRNLWTSLTGNALTRELFEDATTFMADLSDGGRNPVYYVSSSPWNLHHFLRRIFAAAGLVEGPKFLRDYGIGETQFITGTHGDHKGSSIDVILAANPALRFVLVGDTGQHDAFVYRDAIARHPGRIAAVVLREPGPGPGPDDAAAMQQIAASVRLFHAPTFDGFAEPLRKALGAG
- a CDS encoding metallophosphoesterase family protein, which produces MSNPIYAVGDIHGQLHELQRVLSLIEADGGAQARIVFLGDYTDRGPDSRGVLETLIEGQREGRPWTFIKGNHDRMFEWFMQDYPRHEAYLPVNLYWLHERLGGDTTLASYGIDFSGRSRMLAVHRAARDAVPQSHLDFLARLELSFETDDLFFCHAGIKPGVPLAAQDEEDLLWIRKEFHDYEAAHPKLIVHGHTPVSSARHYGNRVNLDSGAGYGEPLSAVVFEGHACWLLTETGRVPLTP
- a CDS encoding LysR family transcriptional regulator, which encodes MNFSSFDLNLLRVLDALLDTRSTTRAGQRIGLSQPAVSAALSRLRLALNDPLLVRVGPRLEPTDYALSLADPLRKVLEQTEAVLSGPPLFDPAVAEDRFCLSGSDFFAEMLMPALAEKLGQDAPGVRIQLVDLVPDNFAGALERQDVDLAMVPEMKGPSWMEWQPMFRARFAMIARRGHPRLAALPTPGEIDLDTFCDLGHILFSPEGNLQAMSDAALAAVGRERRVVMTLPVMYGVCSAVAETDYVAIVPDQLAQKIVTKLNLQILTPPLAMPGPMIGMIWHRRRTNAAAHRWIRGVIADLMAPLDHETPPPAQPPFP
- the serA gene encoding phosphoglycerate dehydrogenase — protein: MAPKVLISDKLSDAAVQIFKDRGIDVDFQPDLGKDKDKLAEVIGNYDGLAIRSATKVTEKILANAPNLKVIGRAGIGTDNIDKDEASKKGVIVMNTPFGNMITTAEHAIAMMFAVARQIPEASASTHAGKWEKSKFMGVELTGKTLGVIGAGNIGGIVCDRARGLKMKVVAYDPFLGDEKAKKMGVEKVELDDLLKRADFITLHVPFTDQTANILSRENLQKTKKGVRIINCARGGLVDEEALADMLKSGHVAGAAFDVFKVEPATENPLFNLPNVVCTPHLGAATSEAQENVALQVAEQMSDYLLTGAVSNALNMPSVTAEEAKVMGPWLKLAGHLGAFIGQMTDEPIKAINILYDGSVGKMNLDALNCGVVAGIMKRANPDVNMVSAPVVAREKGIQISTTNQDKSGVFDGYVKVTVVTDKRERSIAGTVFSDGKPRFIQIKGINIDAEIGAHMLYTTNEDVPGIIGTLGQTMGENNVNIANFTLGRSAAKGEAIALLYVDEVVPEPVIQKLHATGMFKQIKPLQFDVA
- a CDS encoding phosphoserine transaminase produces the protein MAITAPAARPANPRFSSGPCAKIPTFDLNKLASAPLGRSHRAAPGKAKLLAAIETTREVLGVPADYRIGIVPASDTGAFEMAMWSLLGERPAEMVAWESFGAGWVTDVVKQLKIEATVHEADYGQIVDMTALNYDNDVCFTWNGTTSGVRMPNGDAIPADRAGLTLCDATSAAFAQDLPWDKLDVTTFSWQKVLGGEAAHGMLILSPRAVERLESYTPAWPLPKIFRLTKGGKLNEGIFKGETINTPSMLCVEDYLLALDWAKSVGGLKGLIARADANARAIAEFVAEHDWIDFLAADPATRSNTSVCLKFTDDRIIDGAAFAKAVAKRLADEDVALDIGAYRDAPPGLRIWCGGTVETADIEAMLPWLAWAFEAEINA